The following are encoded in a window of Panthera leo isolate Ple1 chromosome B2, P.leo_Ple1_pat1.1, whole genome shotgun sequence genomic DNA:
- the LOC122219321 gene encoding LOW QUALITY PROTEIN: olfactory receptor 14J1-like (The sequence of the model RefSeq protein was modified relative to this genomic sequence to represent the inferred CDS: deleted 1 base in 1 codon), with protein sequence MANLTSMSGFLLMGFSENQKLQILYALLFLVTYLMALTGNLLIITVTTLDHRLQSPMYYFLKHLSVLDLCFISVTVPQSIANSLTNSGYISLGQCILQVFFFIALASSEVAILTVMSYDRYVAICRPLQYETIMDPRTCRHAVAAVWLAGGFSGLMHTAVNFSIPLCGERVIYQFFCDIPQMLKLACSHEFVNEIAVAAFTTSAAFICLVSIVLSYVHIFSAVLRIPSAEGRTKVFATCLPHLFVVTFFLSTAGFEFLRPPSGSQSAMDLMFSIFYTVIPPTLNPVIYSLRNEAMKAALRKVLSKGEFSPRKMYLKAIFKF encoded by the exons ATGGCCAATTTGACCTCCATGAGTGGATTCCTCCTCATGGGGTTTTCTGAAAACCAAAAGCTTCAGATTTTATATGCATTGCTGTTTTTGGTGACATACCTGATGGCCTTGACAGGAAACCTCCTCATCATCACCGTGACCACCTTGGACCATCGCCTTCAGTCCCCCATGTATTACTTTTTGAAGCACCTCTCTGTCCTAGACCTCTGTTTCATCTCTGTCACAGTGCCTCAGTCCATTGCAAATTCACTTACAAACAGCGGTTACATTTCACTTGGTCAGTGCATCCTTCAGGTTTTCTTCTTCATAGCTCTGGCCTCATCAGAAGTGGCCATCCTCACCGTGATGTCTTATGACCGGTATGTCGCCATCTGTCGGCCCCTGCAGTATGAGACCATTATGGACCCCCGCACTTGTAGGCACGCCGTGGCAGCTGTGTGGCTTGCTGGGGGCTTCTCTGGGCTCATGCATACTGCTGTGAACTTCTCCATACCTCTCTGTGGGGAGAGAGTCATTTACCAGTTCTTCTGTGACATTCCTCAGATGCTGAAACTAGCTTGTTCTCATGAATTCGTCAATGAGATTGCAGTGGCTGCCTTCACAACTTCGGCAGCATTCATCTGCCTGGTGTCCATTGTGCTCTCCTATGTCCACATCTTCTCTGCCGTGCTGAGGATCCCATCAGCAGAGGGCCGGACCAAGGTCTTCGCCACCTGCCTACCACACCTGTTTGTAGTCACCTTCTTCCTCTCCACAGCAGGTTTTGAGTTTCTGCGG CCCCCTTCTGGCTCCCAATCAGCTATGGACCTCATGTTTTCCATATTCTACACGGTGATACCACCCACACTCAATCCAGTTATCTACAGTTTACGCAATGAAGCCATGAAGGCCGCTCTGAGGAAGGTGCTGTCAAAAGGAGAATTTTCCCCGAGAAAGATgtatttaaaagccatttttaaattctaa